The Nostoc sp. 'Peltigera membranacea cyanobiont' N6 genome contains the following window.
AGTAGTCCAGTTTGTCGCTAGGGGTTTAGCTAACCGAGAAATTGCTGAAGAACTAAATGTTAGTCAGCGCACGGTTGAAAGCCATGTGTCCAATATGTTGGGCAAAACTAATCTCCACAACCGCACTGAACTAGCGCGGTGGGCGATTGAAAATCAAATGGCTTAAACAAAGTTAAGAGTTAAAAGTTAGGAGTTATGAACTATGAATTTTTTAACTTCTAACTCCTAACTCCTAACTAAGATTTACCACCCATCTTCTTCAGGGCTGGATTGGTGCAAAACTTCTAAATCTAGTTCATCCAAGTAAGTTAGGGCACTTTCAATCTGGGAAATAGTTCCCCGCAGTTCCAGGTCGAAACAGCTGCATTCTGGCACATTTACGCTTATTTGAGCCGCAGCAATAATTACTGTGACACCATAGTGAGAAGTCAGTCGTGAAATGACTGGTTCTTCATGTAAGTCTTTAGGAATGCGAACTTGGATGCAAGTTTGGGTGCGTCTATTATCTAAAATATCTGTATTAGATTTGACTTCTTTATTTGGAATTGCCATTCTAGCTTTCTACTCGACTTCTGGGATGAAAGTTTTGCTTTGCACAATTCTTTTAACACTAACGTCACTTATCCCATGCACGCAAGCTGTAGCAAATGATTTATAATTCATCATTAGATTCGATGATATAAATTATGGATTGCGATCGCGTATAAGAATTATAGATTTCTTAACTTATGATTTTTGGTGGAAGTCATTAGTAGCAATGACTAATAAGTTCGCTTTCTCTACGGCAATTCAAGAAAACTGATGAGTTAAGTGTTGCTTTTATGATTAACGGGTAACGCTATTGGAATTTCAATTGCAAATTCCGTTCCATAACCAAGTTCAGACTTTAGCTGGATATTGCCATCATGTTTCTCAATAATTTGATGGCTAATTGCTAAACCTAATCCCGTTCCTTTGTTGATAGGTTTGGTTGTAAAAAAAGGATCGAATATCTTACTTTGGATCTCGGAATCTATTCCATTACCATTATCTCTGAATGTGATTATGATTGTTTCCAATTCGGTTACTTCAGTTTTAATCACAATTTGCTTTTGGTGATGATTATCTAACTCTAGTAAAGCATCAATGCCATTACTAAGGATATTCATGAATACTTGGTTTAGTTGGGCTGGATAACATTGAACTGATGGAAGATTACCATATTTTTTAATAATTTCAATTTTTTGCTGTAGCCGATGATTTAAAAGTAATAAAGTACTTTCAATACCGTCATGAATATTAACAGCTTTTTTATCTGATTGATCGAGTCGAGAAAAGTTTCTGAGTGACAGCACAATGTCACGAATCCGATCGGTTCCTATCCTCATGGATGAAAGAATTTTTGGTAAATCCTCTATGATAAAATCCAAGTTAAAATCACCATACTCATCTTCCAATGTAGGTAAGGATTCAGGATATTTTTCTTGATATAGTTCAATTAAATTTAAAAGACAATTTACATGGTTATTAAGATGATTAAAATTGCCATGAATAAAATTAACAGGATTATTAATTTCGTGGGCTAAACCTGCAACCATCCTACCCAAGCTAGACATTTTCTCAGTTTGAACTAATTGAACTTGGGTAGTTTGTAATTCCCGTAAGGTATGTTCTAACTGTTGTGCTTGAAGTTCGGCAGTAGCAGTTGCGGTCGTGAGTGCTTTGAGGTTATTGTATGCCTTGGAATGATAACGAATACGGGCAATTAACTCAACTGCATCGGGTAACTTAATTAGGTAGTCATTTGCACCCTCAGCAAAGGCATCGGCTTTCAACTTTGCTTCTTCTTTACTGGATAGCATGACGATAGGAATATCACGAGTTACTGGATGAGATCGAAACCAACGCAGTAGCATTAACCCATCGATATCTGGCATGATCATATCCAAGAAGATCGTCGTTGGTTCTATGGCGATCGCATCTTGAATAGCTTTTGCTGGATTACTTGTGTAGTGAAGGGAAATATCTGTTTCTGTCGCAATCATCCGACGAAAGGCTTCGCTGATAATTACCTGATCGTCAATTAGCAAAAGTCTGACTGCGGATATTTTGGAATCTGGAATAAATGGCACATTTTGTGGGGTTTGTGCTTCACTCCACTTTGGTGATGATATTCCTGTCTTTGGAGATATTTGTGAGAGTGCTGTTTCTTGCAGGTTCATTTAGCACCTCTAAGTGGTGTTTGTTTAAAAAATGACAAACTAATAGATGAAATTAATTAATTTATGATGTCACAATTGTATCATAGTATAGCAGTATAGATGGTAATTTGAAATACTTCGTAAAGGTATTTTAATAATTAGTCCAATTTGGATCGACTGATTATTCTAAGATATTCAAGGTGAATCCTAAGGAAATTAGATAGTATAATCAAGTAATTAGACATTAAGTATTTATCCGTAAATGTGCTAGGATAAAAACTTTATACAGGCTGGTGCGATCGCCTCAACTGGCAAAACCTCGACCGCAGCTTTTAATTCCACTGCTACTTTCGGCATACCATAGACAACGCAAGTTTTGAGGTCTTGAGCAATAGTATGCCAACCTGCTTCGCGCAATTGTTTTAAGCCTTGAGCGCCATCTCCACCCATCCCCGTCAGCAACGTCCCAACCCCCTTTCCAGTCCAATTTTTAGCCACACTGTTGAAGAAAACATCAACTGATGGACGATAGGAAAGTAGTGGTTCTTTGTCATAGCCAAGGGTGAGATCGGGACGCATCACTAAATGAAGATTTGTGCCGGCAATCAGAACTTTAGCGGGCTGTGGTGTAGAAGCTGCGATCGCTAGTTGCACAGGCAGAGGAATTTGCTCATTCAACCAGGCGGCAAAACCTTGGACAAATTGGGCATCTATATGCTGAACAACTATTACAGCCGCAGGAAAATCTTGGGGAAATTGCGAGAGAATAGTTGTCAATGCTTGGGGGCCACCAGTGGAAGCCCC
Protein-coding sequences here:
- a CDS encoding ATP-binding protein, encoding MNLQETALSQISPKTGISSPKWSEAQTPQNVPFIPDSKISAVRLLLIDDQVIISEAFRRMIATETDISLHYTSNPAKAIQDAIAIEPTTIFLDMIMPDIDGLMLLRWFRSHPVTRDIPIVMLSSKEEAKLKADAFAEGANDYLIKLPDAVELIARIRYHSKAYNNLKALTTATATAELQAQQLEHTLRELQTTQVQLVQTEKMSSLGRMVAGLAHEINNPVNFIHGNFNHLNNHVNCLLNLIELYQEKYPESLPTLEDEYGDFNLDFIIEDLPKILSSMRIGTDRIRDIVLSLRNFSRLDQSDKKAVNIHDGIESTLLLLNHRLQQKIEIIKKYGNLPSVQCYPAQLNQVFMNILSNGIDALLELDNHHQKQIVIKTEVTELETIIITFRDNGNGIDSEIQSKIFDPFFTTKPINKGTGLGLAISHQIIEKHDGNIQLKSELGYGTEFAIEIPIALPVNHKSNT
- a CDS encoding NIL domain-containing protein is translated as MAIPNKEVKSNTDILDNRRTQTCIQVRIPKDLHEEPVISRLTSHYGVTVIIAAAQISVNVPECSCFDLELRGTISQIESALTYLDELDLEVLHQSSPEEDGW
- a CDS encoding chemotaxis protein CheB; protein product: MGYGALDAINTPIFGDDGLLNKIAAIARLIGKSSHRRSLPVHHSKSLPPLIVIGASTGGPQALTTILSQFPQDFPAAVIVVQHIDAQFVQGFAAWLNEQIPLPVQLAIAASTPQPAKVLIAGTNLHLVMRPDLTLGYDKEPLLSYRPSVDVFFNSVAKNWTGKGVGTLLTGMGGDGAQGLKQLREAGWHTIAQDLKTCVVYGMPKVAVELKAAVEVLPVEAIAPACIKFLS